One Capricornis sumatraensis isolate serow.1 chromosome 8, serow.2, whole genome shotgun sequence genomic region harbors:
- the SPINDOC gene encoding spindlin interactor and repressor of chromatin-binding protein — MALKAEGAALDCFEVTLKCEEGEDDEEAMVVAVIPRPEPMLRVAQQEKIPPPRPSLLEAGSDGSEEPKQQVSWEQEFLVGNSPGGSGRALCMVCGAEIQAPSADTARAHILEQHPHTLDLSPSEKSNILEAWSEGAALVQDFRAEQPSPHHSDSGQDSDLDPARMPAEIVVLLDSEDNPSLPRRTRPRGLRPLELPAAPVPEPVSKKPRGQRCKEPSGEEPVRKKRGRPMTKTLDLDPDPDPDPPSPDSPMETFAAPAEVRHFTDGSFPAGFALQLFSHTQLRASNRRDLPKEGRGAEGGCLQPESPSPAPPPGLRGTLDLQVIRVRLEEPPAVSLLQDWSKHPQGAKGVGAGDASDWPAALSESSSAVGAQPEAGSGL, encoded by the exons ATGGCCCTGAAGGCCGAGGGCGCCGCGCTCGACTGCTTCGAGGTGACGCTCAAATGCGAGGAAGGGGAGGATGACGAGGAGGCCATGGTGGTGGCCGTAATTCCGCGGCCCGAGCCGATGCTCagag TGGCCCAGCAGGAAAAGATCCCACCTCCCAGGCCCAGCCTGCTGGAGGCGGGCAGCGATGGCTCTGAGGAGCCCAAGCAGCAGGTGTCATGGGAGCAGGAGTTTCTGGTGGGGAACAGCCCGGGAGGCAGCGGGCGGGCGCTGTGCATGGTGTGTGGGGCCGAGATCCAGGCCCCCTCGGCAGACACGGCGCGCGCCCACATCCTGGAGCAGCATCCTCACACCCTGGACCTGAGCCCTTCCGAGAAGAGCAACATCCTGGAGGCATGGAGCGAGGGGGCGGCCCTAGTGCAAGACTTTCGAGCGGAGCAGCCGTCTCCACACCACTCAG ACTCAGGCCAGGACTCCGACCTGGACCCTGCCAGGATGCCAGCAGAGATTGTTGTTCTCCTCGACTCCGAGGACAACCCATCCCTCCCCAGGAGGACCCGGCCCAGGGGACTTCGCCCTCTGGAACTTCCTG CGGCCCCTGTCCCAGAGCCAGTAAGCAAGAAGCCCCGTGGTCAGAGATGCAAGGAGCCCTCTGGGGAGGAGCCGGTCAGGAAGAAAAGAGGCAGACCTATGACCAAAACCCTGGACCTAGATCCAGACCCTGACCCAG ACCCCCCCTCGCCGGACTCGCCCATGGAGACCTTCGCTGCTCCGGCCGAGGTCCGGCACTTCACGGATGGCAGCTTCCCGGCCGGCTTTGCCCTCCAGCTCTTCTCCCACACCCAGCTCAGGGCCTCAAACCGCAGAGACTTGCCCAAAGAGGGGAGAGGGGCAGAAGGAGGTTGTCTCCAGCCGGAAAGCCCCTCCCCAG CTCCCCCTCCAGGGCTTCGTGGGACGCTGGATCTCCAGGTCATCCGCGTGCGACTGGAGGAGCCCCCAGCAGTCAGCCTCCTGCAAGACTGGTCCAAGCACCCCCAGGGCGCCAAGGGTGTGGGAGCAGGTGACGCCTCAGACTGGCCCGCGGCGCTGTCGGAATCCAGCAGCGCTGTGGGGGCGCAGCCAGAGGCGGGGAGTGGCCTGTAG